The genomic region AGCCCCAGGCGCGGTGTCCAGGCCAGGCTGTCGAAGGTGTAGCCCACGCGGCTGCCGCCACCCCAGGCGCGAATATCCTTGTGGCCCACTGAGCCACCTTGCAGCATGGCTTCAATGTCCCAATCGAACCCCAGGGCTGCGCCCCCCAGCCGGGCGTCGAACAACTGGCGTTTCTCATCGCCTTCGCCGTCCAGGTAGTGGGCATCGCTGCGTTCATACACCCCGTAATAGGCCGACAGCTCATTTTTGCCACCTACCAGCCGCTCGACCCGCAGCATGTGAAACTGCGCATCAGCGTTGGATTTATCGTCGAAGTGTCGCTCGTCCTGGTACTGCACCGGGTGGCTGGCGATCCCGATAAAACGCCAGTTCGAGGTTTCCCAGTCAGCCCATAGCGCATCAAAGGACTGGCGCACATTCGGTCCGTCCCGTGAAGAAATAAAGCGCTGCAAGTCGAAGGCAAAGTCCTGCCGACCGACGCGGCCCTTGAACGTACCGGCACTGAAGGTGTTGATGTATTCGGCAAAGGCCAGGCGCAGGTCGACGCGGTTCTGGTCGGCGCCGCCGATCGTCGTCTTGTCATAGGCCCGCGCATCCTCCAACTGGGTGAACACCCGCCAGTTTTCATCCAGGTGCAGGTCGGCGTGTACCTGGAAACGCTGGATCAGGTACTGGTCACGGGCCACGTTCTTCGCGCCGAAACCGGCGGCGTCGTTCATCTCGAAGCGCTCACGCAAGGTCGCGCCCAGGGACAGGTAAGTGAACGGGTTGGCACTGGACAGCGGGATGTATTTCAGGCTGTCCAGGGGTTGGGTGCGCAGCGTCGGGTCCTTGAGCACGGACCAGTCTTCCTGCCAGCGGTTGGCTTTGATGTCCGGCCGCGTCGGTTGATCATCAGCGTGGGCGCTGCCGGCCAGCAACGGCCACAGCACCGCCAGGCCCCAGCCTGTGCCGCGGATCATTTTGCGCCGCTGAGCTGGTGAATCTCCGCGACGTAACCGCCCGGGAATTCCACCAGCGCGCTGCGCCGGCCCTTAGTGTCAAACGCAGGCACCAGCACCTTGGCGCCGGAACCAGTGGCTTTGCCCAGCGTGTCGGTCAGGTCGGCCACTTGGTAGCCGGTGGTTTCATGGCCGAAGGGGTAGGGCAGTTGGCCGTTGGTGACCAGCACCGCCATGCGTCCGAACGGCGACTCGATGTCAACGCGGCGATAGCTGCCGCTGGCCTGGCCGATATCCACCGCCGGGGCATGCTTGTCATCGGCCAGGACCTTGCCGTGGGAAAACCCGACGAAAGACTTGATGAACGTGTCGGCGCGGTCGTTGGAGACATACACACGGTTCTCCGGAACGGTCTGGAACGCCGCGTAATCCGGGGCCTTGGTGTGCCAGTAGAGCTGCATATTCACGCCGCCTGGCCACTGGATTACCGCATCACGGCCGATGGGGTCGGGAAAATCACTGACAATCACCGCCGCGCCGTTTTCCCGGGCAGCCTTGAGTGCAACGTCCATGTCCTTGACCAGGTAGCCGTTGCGCTCCTGGCCGAACGGGTGCGGGACAGGTGTGGTGAAGCCGAACAGCGACACCGTGCCCGCCGGTGTCTGCAGGAGTTGCGAGGTGGTGCTGCTGGGCACCGGCAGTACATTCACCACCACCTGGGGCGTGCTTTTTCCGCCGAATGTGGCGAGGAAACTCTGGGCAAAGCGGTCCACGTCAGCCGGGGCGACATAGACGTGACTGGTGTCGTATTGCGGCGCCACGGCCACATTCGGTGTTGCCGCCAACGCGCTGCCCATCATCTGCGCGCCCAACAGCGTCAAGGCCAGGGATATCGTCGTCACTTTCTTGCACATGCCCATTCTCCAGCACTTTTCAGCGTGATCGAAAAGTCGCCAGCTTAGGGGCCGGGCGGCCGTGCGGATTGTATGGGCGTGCTCGGTTGAACGGTTCAGCGTCTATGCTGGTCAACTGACTTCAACCGTCTGAACAAACAGGTGAACGAAATGGCCAAGACTTACAGCTACGCCGCTCGTGACTCCAAGGACTCACTCAAACCCTTCACATTCGAACGTCGCGCCCCCGGGGCCGACGACGTGCAAATCGACATCCTCTACTGCGGCGTCTGCCACTCGGACCTGCACACCGTGCGCGACGAATGGCACAACACCTTGTACCCATCGGTGCCGGGCCATGAAATCGTTGGCCGAGTGACCGCCGTGGGCGCCAATGTCAGCAAGTTCAAGGTGGGCGATTTGGCCGGCGTCGGCTGCATGGTCGACAGTTGCCAACACTGCGAATCCTGCGCCGAGGGCGAAGAGCAGTACTGTGAAAACGGCTTCACCGGCACTTACAACGGCCCGGTGTTTGGCGGCGAAAACACCTTCGGCGGCTACTCGGACAATATCGTGGTCAAGGAGAAGTTCGTCCTGCGCATCTCCCACGACGAGAGCAACCTGGCGGCGGTCGCGCCGCTGCTGTGTGCAGGCATTACCACCTACTCACCGCTGCACCACTGGAAGGTCGGGCCGGGCAAGCGCGTCGGCGTCGTCGGCCTGGGTGGCCTGGGGCATATGGCGGTGAAAATCGCCCACGCCATGGGCGCCTACGTGGTGCTGTTCACCACCTCGCCGAACAAGCGCGAAGACGGCCTGCGCCTGGGAGCCGACGAAGTAGTGGTGTCGAAGAACCCGGATGAAATGGCCAAGGTTGCCAACTCCCTGGACTTCATCCTCAACACCGTGGCCGCGTCCCACAACCTCGATGCCTTCCTCAACCTGCTCAAGCGCGACGGCACCATGACCCTGGTAGGCGCGCCGGACAGCCCACACCCGTCACCGACTGTGTTCAACCTGATCTTCAAGCGCCGCAGCCTGGCCGGATCGTTGATCGGCGGCATCCAGGAAACCCAGGACATGCTGGATTTCTGCGCCAGGCACGGGATCGTCTCGGACGTTGAGATGATCGACATCCAGAGCATCAATGAAGCCTACGAGCGCATGCTCAAGGGCGATGTGAAGTATCGGTTTGTGATCGACATCGAGAGTTTGAAGAAAGAAAAACACGCGGCCTGAAATACGCTCCATAAGTTCCAGTAGATCCAGTGTGGGAGCTGGCTTGCCTGCGATGGCGGTGTACCCGTCAACATCGTTGCTGACTGACACTCCGCTATCGCAGGCAAGCCAGCTCCCACATTTGTTATGCGTCGGTCAGACCGACAGGTGCTCATACAAAATCGTCGCACCCACCAGCATCAGCACCACGCCGCCGACCATCTCGGCGCGCTTGCCCACCACAGTCCCCAACACCCGGCCGAGCATCATGCCGATGGTCACCATGGTCATGGTCGCCAAGCCGATCGCCGCAGCGGCCACCAGAATATTCACGTCAACAAACGCCAGGCCCACACCGACCGCCAGGGCATCAATGCTGGTGGCAAACGCCGTCACGGCAAGAATCATGAACGAGTGCTGGCTCGGTTTCTCTTCTTCTGGATCATCGGCCTTCAAGCCGTTGTAGATCATGTGCAGACCCAAGGCTACCAGCAGGGTAAAGGCGATCCAGTGGTCCCACTGTTCCACCCAGCGGGTGGCGGCCTGGCCGATAGCCCAGCCGATGATCGGCGTGATGGCTTCAATCACACCAAAGATCAGACCGGCCCGCAGGGCTTCGGTCAAACGGGGTTTGTGCAGGCTGGAACCTTTGCCGATGGCCGCCGCAAAGGCGTCCGTGGACATGGCAAGGGCGAGAAGGATGAGGGAAATGGGGTTCACGGTAAGACTTCCAGTCGGGCTATATGAGTCAACGACACAACCACACGCCCGACTTTAGGCATGGATGTGTCGCTGGTCTCACCAACCAAAATGGTGTTCGCACCACGGCATGTTGCCGAGAATGTTGATACGAACGCTTCGAGAATCCGAAGCAGGCTACTCCCCAACGAGGTGGCGGATCATAGCCGCGCAAACATGAAAATTTTGTTAATAACGCTTCAGCGCCCCTCAAACACCGGCGGTCGCCGTTCGGCAAACGCCGCCAACCCTTCGCCGAAGTCGGCACTCTCGCAGGCCTGGCGTCGCAGTTCGGCGATCTGCTCCATGGCCTGTACCGGCATCGGTTGCAGGTCTTCGAGGATACGCAGTTGCTCCTTCACTGCCTGGATTGCCAACGGTGCCTTGGCGGCGATGCCCCGGGCGATCTCCAGGGCGGTGGCTTCCAGGGCGTCGGTGGCCACCAAGCGGTTGATCACGCCGAAGCGTTCGGCGCGTTCGGCGTCGAGCTTCTGGGCGCAGAAGAACATTTCCTTGAGCACGTGAATCGGCAGGTTGTTGAAGAACCGCAGCAGGCCGCTGGTGGTGTAGGGCAGGCCGATATTGGCCGGGGTCATGGCGAAGCTGGCGCTGTGGTCGGCGACCACCATATCGCAGCTCATGGCCAGGTCTACGGCGCCGCCCCAGGCTGAGCCCGAGATCGCCGCGATCACCACACCGGGGTAGGCGCGGATGCGCCGCAGCACTTGCTCCAGCGGCTTGCCGTAGGCCACCGGGTCGCGGTCGTGCGCCACTTCGCCGATGTCGTGGCCGGCGCTCCACACCGAATGGCCAACCTCAGCGCCGAGGATCACCACGCCGACGCCCTGGGCGGCGAGGGCGACCAGGCTTTCGTCGAGACCGTTGAGCAGTTGCGCGCTGAGGGCATTGCGCTGGCTGGGGTTGCTGAACACCAGGCGGGCGATACGCTTGTCGAGCAGTGTGAGGGAAACGTTGACGGTCATGGTGCGACTCCTGTGGCGTGTTCGGGGTGCGTGGCTTGCAAGATGACATGGGAGTTGAGCAAGGCCTGGATCGAGGCCGGGTCGAAACCGGCTTGCTGGAGGATTTCGACACTGTGCTCCCCAAGCAGCGGCGGGGGTCGTTGCAGCTCGGTCGGCGCGGCGTCGCTGAAGATCGGCGTGACGACCTGGCGCAACGCACCCAGGTTGGGATGGTTCAGGGTGCGGGTCAACTGGCTGTGCAGCACCTGCGGGTCGGCGAACACTTCGTCGAGGGTGTTGATCGGGCCGGCAGGCAATCCGGCGGCAATAAAGCGTTCGGTCCAGTCACGTTTGCCGCGGGTTTTCAGGCGGGTTTCCAGGATCGCTTTCAACTCATCCCGGCGTTCCACCCGGGCTTCGTTGCCGGCGAAGCGCGGGTCGTCCGGCAGCTCGGGCAGGTCCAGCAACACGCACAACCGGCCCCACATCGCCGAGGTGATCGGCGCCAGGTTCAACGGGCCATCCAGGGTCTGGAACACGCCGTAGGGTGCAATCACCGCATGGGCATTACCGGTGCGCCGAGGCACATCGCCCAGGCTCAGGTAACGCTGGCCGTGCACACTCAGCAGGCCCACCAGGCTGGCCAGCAGCGACGTGTTGACGTGCTGGCCGCGCCCGGTGCGCTCGCGTTCCAGCAGTGCCGCCAGCACCGCACTCACCAGCCACATGCCCGAAGTCAGGTCACCGATGGCGGTGCCGGTACGGGTCGGATCGCCCTCGTTGAAACCCGTCAGGCTCATCAGCCCGGAATAGCCTTGGGCAATCTGGTCGAACCCCGGCCAACTGCTCATCGGCCCGTCGCTGCCAAACGCATTGATGCTGCCCAGGATCAATCGTGGATTTCGCGTGCTGAGCACCTCATAACCCAGGCCCATGCTCTCCAGGGTGCCGGGCTTGAAGTTCTCGATAACCACGTCGGCGTCGTCGATCAACTGCTGGATCGTGTCCAGGCCCTTGGGGTTGCGAAAGTCCACGCACAGGCCGCGCTTGTTGCGGTTGCACGAGAGGTAGTAGGTGCTGGTACCTCGGTCGAACGGGCCCCAGGTCCGGCTCATGTCGCCGGCCGGCCCGGGCTCTACCTTGATCACGTCGGCGCCCAAATCCGCCAGCACCATGGTGCAGAACGGTCCCGAGAGGGCGCGACTGAGGTCGATGATCTTGATGCCTTGCAACGCTTGCATGGGCTTCTCCAGTCGGGATTATTGCGGCAATGTCTGATGATGGGTTTCGACGGCAAACGGCAGGATCAGCACGCCCAGTACAAAGGTTGCGGCGGTCCAGGCAATCGGCGCGCCGATGGAGCCATACCAATGAATGGCGGCGGCCAGCAGGAAGTTGACGCCGGCGCCGATGAAACGCCCCACCGACGCGTTGAAGGCAAATGCGGTGGCGCGGATCCGGGTGGGATATTGTTCCGGCAACCACAGGGAAAAGATCGCGAAATTGCCGCCGAAAAAGCCGAGGAAGACCAGCGACACCATGAACAGGTGCAGGCCATCGTCCAGGTAAAACACCCAGCCAAAAGCAAAGATGATCGACGCCGCCATGCCGCTGAAATAAATCCCCAGGGCCATTCGCCGACCGAGTTGTTCGGCCAACCAGGGCGCCACCAGGCAACCGAGAATGGTGCTCAGGGACAGCACCGCCGCGCCAATCGACGCCAGGTGCACGGCGCCCACGTGGTCGATACCGGCGCGGGTCGCCAGGGTGACCACGGCGGTGGCTTCATACACGGAACCGGCCCATAGACCGACAATTGCCACCCCGACCAAGGCCGAGCTGGTCAAGGTGCGACGGTGAAAGGCCGGGGCGAAAATTTCCCACCAGGGCGCAGATGCACCTGCCTTGGGTGTGCTGCGCACGGCTTGCGGCTCCTTGACCTTCAGCGCGGTGTAGATCGCCACGACCGCCGGAAACAGCCCGCACAAGAACATCACGCGCCAGCCGTAAGTGGCGCCGACGGTGTAATTGAGCAGCGCGGCGATGAAAAAGCCCAGGTAGTAACCGGTTTGCAGATACCCGGCGCCCATCTTGCGCCGGTCCTCGGGCCAGCTCTCGGCCACGTAAGTGCCTGCCAGCGCCCACTCACCGCCGACTCCAATCCCGGCGATCAAGCGGAAAATCGCCAGTTGCCAGATGTTGTCGGAGAAGGCCGCCGCACCGGTAAAAATCGAGTACACCAGGATGCTCGCGGCCAGCACCTTGACCCGTCCGAAGCGGTCGGCCAGCGGGCCCCAGATAAACGACAGGCCCCAGCCCACCAGGAACAGGCCGAACATGATCGAGCCATACATGGCGATGTTCGCCGCCGTGGGGGCGAGCCCGGAATTGGGCAGCAACTCGGTCAGGGCGGGAATCAGCACCAGGGCGAAGATCACCGAATCCACACCATCCAGGACCCAGCCCAGGTACACCGCCCAGAAGCCACGAATCTGCTCGCGGGACAGCGGTGTTTTGTGGGGTTTTACCCTCGTTGCCGATGCGGTTAACGCTTTGGACATGACGACCTCCCATTGACCCTGATCGGGCCTATAGAAGCGCGGCGAGGCGCTTCGTTTATTGTGAAATCAATCTATGCCGGTCCTACATAAGCAACAAATATGAAATTCCTTTGGTCCCATCGGATTTTTATATAGAGTCGATTTTTTTGGGAGGCTCCCATGGACCTGCGCCAGTTGCGCTACTTCGTCAAAGTGGTCGAGTGCGCCAACATCACCCGCGCCAGCGAGGCGCTGCACATTGCCCAGCCCGCCATCAGCCAGCAGATGCGTAACCTGGAGCGGGACATGGACATGCAACTGCTCGAGCGCAGCGTGCAGGGCGTGGTGCCCACCGCCGCGGGCCAGACGTTGTACCGGCATGCCATCGAGTTGTTGCGCCAGGCCGACGGCACCCGCGAACTGCTGCGCCAGGACGCCGAATATCCCCAGGGCAAGGTCTCGGTCGGCATGCCATCGAGTACCGCACGGATGCTCGCGATTCCCCTGGCACGCACCATCCGCAGCCGCTATCCGGGGATCAAGCTGGAACTGATCGACGCTCCCAGCGCCGACCTGGGTGGGCTGATTACCGTGGGGCGGGTGGCGATGGCGGTGATTGTCGACGGGGTGCCGACCCGGAGCGTGGCGTCCCGACGCTTGCTCACCGAAACCCTGTACCTGGTGGCGTGGCCGGAGTTTGCCCTGGCGGACATGCCCGTCAGCATCGAGGCGCTGGCGAATATGCCGCTGGTGCTGCCGTGTGCGCCCAACACCATTCGCAGCCGCGTCGAGGCCGCCATGCAGGAAGCCGGGTTGCCGTTTGAGGTGGAGTTCGAAGCCAACTCCACCAACCTGTTGTTCTCGGCGGTGCAGGCGCGGTTGGGGGTGACGATTTTGCCGTGGGCGGCGGCCCATGTTGAGCTGGAGCAGCAGCAACTCAAGCTGGCGCGGATCGATCACCGGTTGTTCACCCGTGAACTGTCCCTGTGCTGGCCGGACACGGCGGTGCAGAGCAACGCGGTGCAGAAAGTCAGGGAGACGATCCTGGAGTTGTTCGAGGAGTTTGAACGCCAGCCGGTGTGGGCGGCGGGGTAATCCTCTGTGGTTCAAGCCAGGTGCTTCAGCCCACCCGGATAATTTTCGATACCAGCTCGACAATGGTCTTCGCCTGCAACTTTTTCATCAGGCGTGCCCGGTGAACCTCCACGGTGCGGTGGGAGATGCCCAGGCGCTGGGCGATTTCCTTGGACTTGAGCCCGTTGACGATGTGCATGGCGATTTCCCGCTCCCGGGGCGTCAGGTCGTCCGTGCCCTGGTGGGTACGGTTGAGGCGCTCGAAGTGCCAGACCATCAGCTTGAAAGGGTCGTGCGGGGTCAAAGTGTAGCCGTGGGACCTGGCCCAAAACACTTCGCCGCTGTGGTGCTGCATGAAGCGCTCATCGGAGTAGGAGCCGTTCTTGCTGTCGAGCAACCAGTCATGGCTGCGCTTGCCGATGGCGTGATAGTCGGCCTGGGAGGGGTAGATCAACAGGGTCAATTGGTTGAGCAGTGCTTCACGCGGGTAGCCGAACAGCTGCAGGAAGGCTTCGTTGCAATCGAGTATCACCCGGTGGCTGGTGATCAGCTGTGGGGCCGGGGACACTCTGAACGCCAGGCGTTCGATGTCTTGGAGTTGGTGTGCGAAAACGCTCATCGGGCATCCTGCCTCAGGGGGTATCCGGCCCACGCTACTTATCCATGTAAGTAGTTGCACGAACTGGCAAGGGGGCTGTTCGGTGGGTCATTCTAAGGAATGTCCGCACCAAGCACAGAAGAAAATACACATGCCCGTTGATTGCGTTTCGATTGTTGCTGCTGGCCACTCACGGTTTGGCCGCCTGGAAGGCTCTACCCTGGAAGACTTGATCGTTCAGGTCACCCGCGAAGCCCTGGCGGATGCCGCCCTTGATGCGTCGGAAATCGACGCGTTGTTTCTCGGGCATTTCAACGCGGGGATGGTGCCCGACGGTTTCGCCGCCTCGTTGCTGCTGCAAGCCGACCCGGGATTTCGTTTCACGCCTGCCAGCCGTTGTGAAAATGCCTGCGCATCCGGTTCGGCAGCGATTCAGGCGGGGGTCAATGCCATCCTGTCCGGCAGCGCCGAACTGGTGCTGGTGGTGGGGGCCGAAAAGATGACCCACAACACCACCGCGCAGGTGACCCACGCGCTGGCCGGTGCCGGCTATCAGAATGACCCGGCCGAGGCGGGCCTGAGTTTCCCGCAACTGTTCGGCATGGGGGCCCGCCAATACGCCGAGCGCTACCATTGCCCGCTGTCATCCATGGCGGCCATCGCCACCAAGAACCACTCCAATGCCATGGCCAACCCCTTGGCGCAGATGCACCGGGTGATGGATTTCGAATACTGCAACAACGTCTCCCAGGGCAATCCGCTGGTGGCGCCGTCGTTGCGCCTGACGGACTGCTCGCTGATCAGCGACGGCGCCGCGGCCATTATCCTGGCCTCGCCCCAGCGGGCCCGGGCGTTTCGTCGTGATGTGCAGATCAGGGCAATGACCCAGGTGAACGACTTTCTGCCGATCGCCCAGCGCGACATCCTGGCGTTTGAGGGCCCGCAGCGGGCGATCCACTCGGCGTTGCGTGGGGCCAATGTAACCCTGGCAGACCTGAGTTTTGCCGAGGTGCATGACTGCTTTACCATCGCCGAGTTGCTGATCTACGAAGCCATGGGCCTTGCGCCCAAGGGCGAAGGGCATCGTGCCCTGGATAACGGCTCCGTGCGGGCGGGAGGGCGTTTGCCGGTGAACCTGTCCGGCGGGCTCAAGGCCAAGGGGCATCCGGTAGGCGCCACGGGCGTGTCGATGCATGCCCTGGCATTTCGGCAACTGACGGGGGAGGCAATCGGCCTGGCGGTGCCCAATCCCGAGTTCGGCCTGGTGTTCAACATGGGCGGCATGGCCGTGGCCAACTACGCCTCGGTGCTGCAAGCACGGCGGTACTGAGATGAATATTGCCAACTGGCTGCACGACACCCAACGCCGTGATCCGCAACGACCTGCGTTGTTCGAAGGGACTCGCCAGGTGGCGGACTACGAGACCTTTACGGCACGGGTGCGGCAACGCGCTGCCGCCTTGGTCGACCAGCACGGCCTGGTGCCCGGCGATCATGTGGCGCTGCTGATGAAGAATTGCTGCGAGTACCTGGAACTGCTCTACGCCATCTGGTGGATCGGCGGTGTAGCAGTGCCGATCAACAGCAAATTGCACCCGGCGGAAGCGGCCTGGATTACCGATAACGCCCAGGCGCGATTGATCTTTACCGACGGCGGCCAGGTGTTTGCGCACGGGGCTTTGCCTGAAGGCTGTATCGAGTGGGATGGGCGTGTCTTGCCGACCGCGTTCGCCGGCCCGGCGCTGGATCAGCCTTGCCGCCGCGCGGATCAGGACCTGGCGTGGCTGTTCTACACCTCCGGCACCACCGGGCGTTCCAAGGGGGTGATGCTGTGTCACGGCAATCTGATTGCCATGTCGCTGTGTTACCCCACGGATGTTGACCCGGTCAGCGGCGATGACGCGGTGGTGTACGCCGCGCCGATGTCCCATGGCGCCGGGCTCTACAACTTTATCCATGTGCGCTGCGGTGCACGGCACGTGGTCCCTGAGTCCCGTGGTTTCGACGCTGGCGAGTTGTTCGGGCTGGCTGCCGGACTGGGCAATGTCTCGCTGTTTGCCGCGCCCACCATGGTCAAGCGGATGGTGGAACAGGCGCGGCGCGAGGGCTATGGCGGGGAAGGGATCAAGACCATCGTCTACGGTGGTGGCCCGATGTACCTGGCGGACCTGCAAGAGGCCGTCGACACCTTCGGCCCGCGCCTGGTGCAGATCTACGGCCAGGGCGAAACCCCGATGACCATCAGCGTGCTGTCCCGCGCACTGATCGCCGACCGGCAGCGCCCGGACTGGGCGACCCTGGCGGCCTCCGTTGGCCAGGCGCAGTCCTGTATGGAAATCCGCATCCTGGACGCCGATCACCAGCCCCTGCCGGCGGGGCAGCGCGGTGAAATTGCCGTGCGTGGCGCGACCGTCATGCAGGGTTACTGGCGCAACGAAGCGGCCTCCCGCCAGGCCCTGGTGGATGGCTGGCTCTTGACCGGCGACATCGGTTTTCTCGATTCGGCCGGCTACCTGACCCTCACGGATCGCTCCAAGGACGTCATCATTACCGGTGGCAGCAACGTCTACCCCCGTGAAGTGGAAGAGGTTTTGGCCCAGCATCCCGATGTGTTTGAAGTGTGCGTGGTTGGCGAGCCCGATGCGCAGTGGGGCGAGTCGGTGGTTGCTTTTGTGGTGACCCGCGGCGCGCAAACCCTCGATGAAAAGCTACTGGGTGCCTGGTTTATCGAGCGCATGGCTTCGTTCAAAAAGCCCAGGAAATACGTGTTTCGCGACGAGCTTCCCAAGAACAGTTACGGCAAGATCCTCAAGACCGACTTGCGGGCGTGGCTGAAACAGCAGAGCATCACCGCCGCTCACTGACCCCACTTTTCATGGATAGACATCAGACAAGGAGTCCCATCGATGGGCATTCAACAGCAAGACACGGCCCGCAAGCGGCGCCGTGCGTTTCTCGGTGCCACTTCCGGTCACTTGATCGAGTGGTACGACTACGGCGTCTACGGCTTTCTGGCGGTCTACATCGGCCAGGCGTTTTTTGTCTCCGACGACCCCACCACCAGCCTGCTGGCGAGCTTTGCGGCATTTGCCCTGAGCTTCTTCATCCGGCCTCTGGGCGGGCTGTTTTTCGGACCGCTGGCGGACAAGATCGGTCGACGCAAAACCCTGATCATGGCCCTGGTGATGATGACCGGCTCGACCTGCCTGCTGGGGCTGTTGCCGACTTACGCGACCCTGGGCATCGCCGCGCCGGTGTTGCTGATCCTGGTGCGTTGCGTGCAGGGCTTCTCGGCCGGCGGCGAGATTGGCACTGTCACCAGCTTTATCTCTGAATACGCCGGTCCCGGCCGCCGCGGGTTTGCCACTTGCTGGCTGATGGTCACGGCGGTGCTCGGCCTGTTGCTCGGCGGTGCGGTCGCCAATGGCATGACCTGGATCCTGGGCGCTGATTTGATGCAGGAATGGGCATGGCGCATTCCCTTTCTGATCGCCGCGCCACTGGGCATGATCTCCATGTATATCCGCTTGAAGCTGGAAGACAGCCCCGAGTTCCTGGCCCTGCAACGCGCCGGTGAAACCTCCAAGGCGCCCCTGCGTGAAGTCTGGCAGTGGAAGCGGGCGATCGCCCTGGTATTCTTCATCATCACCCTGCACAGCTCGATCTTTTACCTCGTGCTGACCTTCGCCTCGACCTACATGTCGAAAATCCTCAAGTTCGACAGCGGCACCACTTTGCTCTACGTCTTCGTCGCCAGCTTCTCGGCGGCATTCGTGATGCCGTTTGGTGGTGCCTTCACCGACAAATACGGGCGCAAACCGTTCTTGCTGGTGATCGGCACGCTGGCCACCCTGGCCATGTTCTGGATGTTCAAATCGGCGCCCACGGCCACGCCGGCCTCGTTCTTCTGGCCGCTGATGGCGGTGGCGATTCTGTTCGGGCTGTATGCCTCGTCGACGTACGCGTTGATGAGCGAGCTGTTGCCCACGCGCATTCGCTCCACCGGGATCGCGGTGGCGTACAACATCCCGGTGGCGGTGTTCGGCGGCAGTGCGCCGCTGATCTCCACCTGGCTGATCAAGGTCACCGGCGACATCACGTCACCCTGGTACTTTTATGTGGCGACTGGGGCGGTGTCGTTGATTGCATTGGTGGTGCTGCGCAAAGAGGATTTTGTCGCCAGCGGCAGTCCAGTCGCAGTCCCCAGTGTCGCGTCGGCAACACTGGGGATGGCACCTACACCCTGAGGCCTCGGCAGGAGCGGTTCATGGATGCTCCAGATGACACCGCACTTGCTGACTCATCCCGCCGGTCAATCGCTGCGGCCGTTCGCACCCTTGGGTGCGGCGCGGGCAGCGATCCAGGAAAAAGCACCCGCCCGGCAATACCCGGTTCCCCGGCAACTCGGTGGGCGCACTGACGTAGGCATCATCCAGTGCCACCCCCAGCTTGGGGACGGCCTCCAGCAGCAGTTGGGTGTAGGGATGCTTCGGCTGCTCCAGCACTTGCTCGGCACACCCCAGTTCCACAATCTGCCCCAGGTACATCACCGCCACCCGGTCGGCCATATGCCGCACCACGGACACGTTGTGGGAGATCAGGATGTAGGTCAGCCCCAGCCGGCGTTGCAGCTCGGCCAGCAGGTTGAGGATTTGTGCCTGGACCGAGATATCCAGGGCCGAGGTCGGTTCGTCCAGCACCAGGATGCTCGGGTTGGAGGCGAGCGCGCGGGCGATGGCGATGCGTTGTCGCTGGCCACCGGAAAACTGGTGCGGGTAGCGGTCCAGGTATTCGGCGCGGATGCCCACTTGGGCGGCGACCTTGGCGGCGATGGTGCGCATTTCACCCTTGGGCGTGTCGCCGAGTGCGAACAGCGGCTCGGTGATGATTTTCCA from Pseudomonas yamanorum harbors:
- a CDS encoding MFS transporter is translated as MGIQQQDTARKRRRAFLGATSGHLIEWYDYGVYGFLAVYIGQAFFVSDDPTTSLLASFAAFALSFFIRPLGGLFFGPLADKIGRRKTLIMALVMMTGSTCLLGLLPTYATLGIAAPVLLILVRCVQGFSAGGEIGTVTSFISEYAGPGRRGFATCWLMVTAVLGLLLGGAVANGMTWILGADLMQEWAWRIPFLIAAPLGMISMYIRLKLEDSPEFLALQRAGETSKAPLREVWQWKRAIALVFFIITLHSSIFYLVLTFASTYMSKILKFDSGTTLLYVFVASFSAAFVMPFGGAFTDKYGRKPFLLVIGTLATLAMFWMFKSAPTATPASFFWPLMAVAILFGLYASSTYALMSELLPTRIRSTGIAVAYNIPVAVFGGSAPLISTWLIKVTGDITSPWYFYVATGAVSLIALVVLRKEDFVASGSPVAVPSVASATLGMAPTP
- a CDS encoding oligopeptide/dipeptide ABC transporter ATP-binding protein; translated protein: MTVPQDSLLALRDVRVKFPVKTDWLGRPRGYAHALNGIDLQVRRGETLGIVGESGCGKSTLAQLLMGLVKPSDGEVNWVYESARERHRHVQIVFQDPQSSLDPRLPIWKIITEPLFALGDTPKGEMRTIAAKVAAQVGIRAEYLDRYPHQFSGGQRQRIAIARALASNPSILVLDEPTSALDISVQAQILNLLAELQRRLGLTYILISHNVSVVRHMADRVAVMYLGQIVELGCAEQVLEQPKHPYTQLLLEAVPKLGVALDDAYVSAPTELPGNRVLPGGCFFLDRCPRRTQGCERPQRLTGGMSQQVRCHLEHP